The Arachis hypogaea cultivar Tifrunner chromosome 14, arahy.Tifrunner.gnm2.J5K5, whole genome shotgun sequence genome has a segment encoding these proteins:
- the LOC112741958 gene encoding probable inorganic phosphate transporter 1-9 isoform X1 produces MARKKLKVLSALDTAKTQYYHFKAIIVAGMGLFTDAYDLFSITLITKMIGRVYYDDRARNRQYVTPPVIVSALVAVALLGTAIGQVVFGRLGDLKGRRRVYGLALLLMVFGSLGSGFSICIKRTCVLLSLGLFRFLLGLGIGGDYPLSSTIMSEFANKKTRGSFIAAVFSMQGFGILASATVTIVVSSIFRHAPGAKEKQHTAAAADFAWRLILMLGSVPAALTYYWRMMMPETARYTALVENNVMQAAKDMEKVMDISITQIIEETSPPSSVSSHSGYSLFSKEFFRRHGRDLFACSFNWFLVDIVFYSSNLFQSHIYRIKLKDKQNLDVYQEAIDTAKLQAIIAVCSTIPGYFFSVYFIDRVGRVKIQMMGFFFMALAFFAMGVPYYSYWTTDDENKPRDNGFLVLYGVAFFFANFGPNTTTFIVPAELFPARFRSTCHGISGAVGKMGAIIGSVGFLWASRDQKERDQDGVHVVGIGMVASLCMLGGVCLVGVVTTFLFTKETMGRSLEENECESEEIT; encoded by the exons ATGGCGAGAAAGAAGTTGAAGGTGCTTTCAGCTCTCGACACGGCAAAGACACAATACTATCACTTCAAGGCCATTATAGTTGCTGGGATGGGTCTCTTCACGGATGCCTACGACCTCTTCTCCATCACCCTTATCACCAAGATGATCGGAAGGGTCTACTACGACGACCGTGCCAGAAACAGGCAATATGTAACCCCGCCGGTGATTGTGTCTGCCTTGGTGGCCGTTGCCCTACTAGGAACGGCCATCGGGCAAGTTGTGTTTGGTAGACTCGGCGACCTTAAAGGTCGTCGCCGGGTCTACGGGCTTGCTTTGTTGCTAATGGTGTTTGGCTCCTTGGGCAGTGGTTTCTCCATTTGTATCAAAAGAACATGCGTTCTCCTCAGTCTAGGTCTCTTCag GTTCTTGCTGGGGCTAGGGATTGGAGGAGACTACCCTCTTTCATCAACAATCATGTCTGAATTTGCCAACAAAAAGACAAGAGGCTCTTTTATAGCGGCGGTTTTCTCCATGCAAGGTTTCGGCATATTAGCAAGCGCCACCGTCACCATAGTGGTGTCTTCCATATTCCGCCACGCCCCCGGTGCTAAGGAAAAACAACACACGGCGGCAGCGGCCGACTTCGCATGGAGGTTGATCCTCATGCTGGGGTCAGTCCCGGCGGCGTTGACTTACTACTGGCGAATGATGATGCCCGAAACTGCCAG GTACACAGCATTAGTGGAAAATAATGTGATGCAAGCAGCAAAGGACATGGAAAAAGTGATGGATATCTCCATCACCCAGATTATCGAAGAAACTTCACCACCTTCATCAGTCTCATCACATTCTGGCTACTCACTCTTTTCCAAGGAATTCTTTCGTCGACATGGCCGCGACCTCTTTGCGTGTTCCTTCAACTGGTTTCTAGTGGACATTGTGTTCTACAGCAGCAACCTCTTCCAATCTCATATATACAGAATCAAACTCAAAGACAAACAAAATCTTGACGTGTATCAAGAAGCCATTGATACCGCTAAGCTCCAAGCAATCATTGCTGTTTGTTCCACCATCCCCGGCTACTTCTTCTCGGTGTATTTCATCGACCGTGTCGGAAGAGTTAAGATCCAAATGATGGGTTTCTTTTTCATGGCATTGGCGTTTTTCGCTATGGGAGTTCCTTATTATTCATATTGGACCACTGATGATGAAAACAAGCCTAGGGATAACGGTTTCTTGGTCCTCTATGGGGTCGCATTCTTCTTTGCCAATTTCGGACCCAACACGACGACTTTTATCGTCCCGGCCGAGCTTTTTCCGGCTAGGTTTAGGTCGACGTGCCATGGAATTTCTGGAGCAGTTGGCAAGATGGGTGCAATCATTGGATCAGTAGGATTTCTTTGGGCTTCTCGCGACCAGAAGGAGCGAGATCAAGATGGGGTTCATGTGGTTGGAATTGGAATGGTGGCTTCTTTGTGCATGCTTGGAGGGGTTTGCTTGGTGGGCGTGGTTACCACCTTTTTGTTTACCAAGGAAACCATGGGAAGGTCCTTGGAAGAGAATGAGTGTGAGTCTGAAGAGATTACATAA
- the LOC112741958 gene encoding probable inorganic phosphate transporter 1-9 isoform X2, with protein MARKKLKVLSALDTAKTQYYHFKAIIVAGMGLFTDAYDLFSITLITKMIGRVYYDDRARNRQYVTPPVIVSALVAVALLGTAIGQVVFGRLGDLKGRRRVYGLALLLMVFGSLGSGFSICIKRTCVLLSLGLFRFLLGLGIGGDYPLSSTIMSEFANKKTRGSFIAAVFSMQGFGILASATVTIVVSSIFRHAPGAKEKQHTAAAADFAWRLILMLGSVPAALTYYWRMMMPETARYTALVENNVMQAAKDMEKVMDISITQIIEETSPPSSVSSHSGYSLFSKEFFRRHGRDLFACSFNWFLVDIVFYSSNLFQSHIYRIKLKDKQNLDVYQEAIDTAKLQAIIAVCSTIPGYFFSVYFIDRVGRVKIQMMGFFFMALAFFAMGVPYYSYWTTDDENKPRDNGFLVLYGVAFFFANFGPNTTTFIVPAELFPARFRSTCHGISGAVGKMGAIIGSVGFLWASRDQKERDQDGVHVVGIGMVASLCMLGGVCLVGVVTTFLFTKETMGRSLEENECESEEIT; from the exons ATGGCGAGAAAGAAGTTGAAGGTGCTTTCAGCTCTCGACACGGCAAAGACACAATACTATCACTTCAAGGCCATTATAGTTGCTGGGATGGGTCTCTTCACGGATGCCTACGACCTCTTCTCCATCACCCTTATCACCAAGATGATCGGAAGGGTCTACTACGACGACCGTGCCAGAAACAGGCAATATGTAACCCCGCCGGTGATTGTGTCTGCCTTGGTGGCCGTTGCCCTACTAGGAACGGCCATCGGGCAAGTTGTGTTTGGTAGACTCGGCGACCTTAAAGGTCGTCGCCGGGTCTACGGGCTTGCTTTGTTGCTAATGGTGTTTGGCTCCTTGGGCAGTGGTTTCTCCATTTGTATCAAAAGAACATGCGTTCTCCTCAGTCTAGGTCTCTTCag GTTCTTGCTGGGGCTAGGGATTGGAGGAGACTACCCTCTTTCATCAACAATCATGTCTGAATTTGCCAACAAAAAGACAAGAGGCTCTTTTATAGCGGCGGTTTTCTCCATGCAAGGTTTCGGCATATTAGCAAGCGCCACCGTCACCATAGTGGTGTCTTCCATATTCCGCCACGCCCCCGGTGCTAAGGAAAAACAACACACGGCGGCAGCGGCCGACTTCGCATGGAGGTTGATCCTCATGCTGGGGTCAGTCCCGGCGGCGTTGACTTACTACTGGCGAATGATGATGCCCGAAACTGCCAGGTAC ACAGCATTAGTGGAAAATAATGTGATGCAAGCAGCAAAGGACATGGAAAAAGTGATGGATATCTCCATCACCCAGATTATCGAAGAAACTTCACCACCTTCATCAGTCTCATCACATTCTGGCTACTCACTCTTTTCCAAGGAATTCTTTCGTCGACATGGCCGCGACCTCTTTGCGTGTTCCTTCAACTGGTTTCTAGTGGACATTGTGTTCTACAGCAGCAACCTCTTCCAATCTCATATATACAGAATCAAACTCAAAGACAAACAAAATCTTGACGTGTATCAAGAAGCCATTGATACCGCTAAGCTCCAAGCAATCATTGCTGTTTGTTCCACCATCCCCGGCTACTTCTTCTCGGTGTATTTCATCGACCGTGTCGGAAGAGTTAAGATCCAAATGATGGGTTTCTTTTTCATGGCATTGGCGTTTTTCGCTATGGGAGTTCCTTATTATTCATATTGGACCACTGATGATGAAAACAAGCCTAGGGATAACGGTTTCTTGGTCCTCTATGGGGTCGCATTCTTCTTTGCCAATTTCGGACCCAACACGACGACTTTTATCGTCCCGGCCGAGCTTTTTCCGGCTAGGTTTAGGTCGACGTGCCATGGAATTTCTGGAGCAGTTGGCAAGATGGGTGCAATCATTGGATCAGTAGGATTTCTTTGGGCTTCTCGCGACCAGAAGGAGCGAGATCAAGATGGGGTTCATGTGGTTGGAATTGGAATGGTGGCTTCTTTGTGCATGCTTGGAGGGGTTTGCTTGGTGGGCGTGGTTACCACCTTTTTGTTTACCAAGGAAACCATGGGAAGGTCCTTGGAAGAGAATGAGTGTGAGTCTGAAGAGATTACATAA